The nucleotide sequence tgtatatgtgaggtgacaagtacctatgcgttgttgtcggattaaagcatgcgggtgagaCTTGGTTTCTCGTAATTATTGCTTCctttgatcatgttatccatgtttagactaatattgttaaattgatcattcttatcatgtttacggattgttggtgataattgagtattgatttcaaagttgaggttggtattgtggaaccaaatgttgataTAAGGCCTGTTCTTGTTATTTTATCTccttgttgttatttgttcatggctttatggtaagggagagtgttaaagcacaaaggatgatgtcgtgtcatattgtgagtgttaatgcacgaagggtgatgtcgtgccatattatgagtgataatgcacgaagggtgatgtcatgccatattgaGAGTGTTGATGCACGAAGGTTAATACCGCCCcttgttatgagagttaatgatcgaagagtgatgtcgtgccatttctattgatttatattgtgagattgagagtaaaagaacgaaggtgATGTCATGCACTTTTCTTTATTGTGTTTAATTGTTTTCACTAGTTCAAGGCATATTTTGACTGTTCTAGTTATCATTTCTGCTGTGACTGTCTTATCTTGTATCCCCCTCAGCAAGTCCCCCTCCCGATATTACTTGTCTAacccttatttattgttatttgtaCATATGCTATTATCTTCACATGTTTATCATGTAGGTGTCATGTcttatcctcgtcactacttcgtcgagtttaggctcgacacttacgagtacatagggtcggttgtactcatactacactatgcacttcttgtgcagatttggGTACCGGCCGTAGTTGATCGTGAAGTTAGCAGCTGGACTTGCTTGCTTaaagacccaaggtagatctgctggcgtccacaaaccctggagtctcttcctagtcttattattttactgtttcttttctttcagaatagtgtatttcctttcagactcTTTTTAGTAAATCAtagtagctcgtgagttgtgactccagatcctaaTTGTATCAAATATTACGGGTTTATGTTATTCCGCAAATCAGTTTTAGCTTCTGTTTAGCTTAATTGTTCTTGATTGAAATTGGCTAAAGTTGGCATTAATAATCCTCTATCGTCGACTTGCCTCGCAAATAAAATGTTAGGCGTCACCACGATCCCGACGGTGAGAATTTTGCGTCGTGACACAAACTCCTAAAGTCTAGTTCGCTCCTAAAGACTAgttcaaaattatttcaaattcaAACCAAAATTACTACAGTAAATAACTCCTAAGCTGAAACAGTAAAATAATTTTACTGAGAGCCGCTTCTAAAGCTTATTTCTAACATATTCATAGTAAGGCATGGCAATTAATTTAAAGCATTTGTTCTATCTTTTCATAGGCACTTTCAAGCAGTTGACTACTCAAAGGGGAAATCTGTTGGGTTTTTTTAAAGGTCGATGGAAAATGGAGGAGTCACCTTTTGGATTCTCCATCTCACTCTTTCATTACCTGCAAATACAAATGCATTGTTTTagatttttcaaaatagaaatttcaaaagttttttcaTATTTCTAAAATCAAATAGAATCtgcattttgtgattttttccgtCATTTGAGTTCGCGAAAGTTCAATAATTTGTAGTGCCGCTATTTCAGTATAATTTTTCGTTTTCTGATAGGAATTAATCTAAATAACTTTAGTAATAGTGAAGAGATTTAATTCCTTAGGAACACACAAAATATTTATAAGCTcggaatatttttttatttcttttttgtaagctaaattttctagttttttgtttttctgtttatGAACTAAGTTCTACTAACAAAATCAACTTTAATTTACAATTAAATCAGGTAGCTAGACCAATAAACTCGGGGGTAATATAAGCAGTTTATGTGCATCGTTTTGAACAGACTAAATTATGAAGTGTTGACTTTGGAATATACTGAGCAAATAAGAAACGGGAATAGAAATAGAGCAACTGTTTTTTAGAATTTCCGCGTTGCACAAGGAGTTGAAGTTGCATTCTAATATATAGCGCCCTATATGATGCAATATTTTGCTTCACGATTTGAATATGGTGTATTGCAACCAATAATTTTTTCAAAATACTAGATGAAACTGAAAATTCTGTGACGTGATAACATTAATCATAATAGCCAACAAGCCAAGTCAACTTAGTCAAAATAACCacaaaaattttcttgaaattatTTAGATTATTTCACTTGGCATCAAAAACTACAGTATGGATCGGACCTAAAGAAACGATCGTACATACAATACGATAATACAAACATAATTTAGTACTTCTCACAATCACTACAATTCTAGTGAATTGGTAGTATTTTTATTCTTTCAGACACAAGACAACATACCACTTTTTATTTATCGTACATAGAAATGAGAATTCTGAGAGCATTTGATGCTTATTTGCAGTTGTGGTAGCAGTAGCAATAACGTCTAAAGATGCTCTTCTTAATGCACATACCCCTCTTTGCCCCCTCTTTCTCTTTGCATTCTTCGTCGCAGTGTTCACTAATAAAGCAATAGCCAGAAAATGTCTTGCTCTTCCTTCGGCAAAGTTTGCCCTCGGCCGCTTGCATCTCTGTAAGGAACAAAAACATATCATAAGTTTGTTTTTTTGGTGAAAatcatttatttgaattgaaaatatgaatttcttctaaaaatgttgaaatatATGTTTTTTTGGTTTTAAGTTATAACAGTAATGATAATCATTTCATATTAGCGAGTTCGTATTTGATTGTGCAAAGGCACACCTAGGTGCTAGCTGCCTGTACTACGAAAGGACTATAGCAAGTTAACAACTAGGGTAAAATCAATTAATTTATAATGAATTTTTGCAATTTTATGTAATATTGGATTGTAGTTTTGGGTCCAAATATTTATAAAGACACCGACTACAACTAGCTTGGGATTGAGGTATATATACCATTATTTTGTTGTAAAAACACCAATTTTTTGGACTTAAAATATATATGCGTACAACTTTTTCacaaatgaaatgaaaatgaaagaagtaCCAACCATTGGATGAAATGAGGAGGAAGCACAAGAGGAGAGCAAGGAAGGTTGTGTAACTCACTAGTGACTTTGCCATATTCGTATACTTATAATACGAtctttctattttctttgaaGTGATTGGTGTGTGAAAACTATTAAGGGAAGACAAGTATTTATAGCAAGGCCTGGCAATTTATTTAATGGTTAGTCAATTTTTCCAATGAAACTTGGTTGCCTATTCAAAGAAGAAACGAGTAGTCTAAGGAATGAAGCAAATGATATTTTATACAAGTTAAATATTTGGCAAAATTTTGACTAAATTaatccttcttttttctttttattataagATGGGCATTTGGATATAAAAAATTGAACGTGAACTCGTGAAGCACGGTATTGGTAAGATTTAGAAGGGATCATGAAGAAGGAGTATGTTTCCTCATTGCACAAATGAACTGATCAGTTTGTATTCTCATATATCACTTGTAAATTGTAACTTTCCACAAGAGAAGTAGAATTATTATTAACTTGTTAAAATTGTTCTGGAATATTTAcggtaacaatttttttttactgGTCTTATTTCTTTATTACATTTTGAGTCAAGtcaaaaaaagataaataaagtGAAACGAAAGGAGTAAGTCAATTGGGTGGTTTCTTTCATGTTCTTGTCTGTATCTTAAGTAACATATCCCAAATATATAGTTTGACTTTAAGGCTTTTTGACAGGTGATAATCAATTAGAAAAGGCAACTCGAATATTCTACAACCTGATTTTCTACCTTAATAAAGTTTCTGTAATTTTACCTCGTACGTGGAGTTGTTTACAAGCTTTTGTAATCATATACAAAAATTCTTTAGGTGATCAAGGGTCAATATTTGTGTACGGCAGAAGAAGTCTTTAATCAAACATCAATATTTATGGCTAACTGCAACTGCAAAACTAAGCAAACTTAGCTACACATAATCATCGTAACAAATTCACAAGTATTTTAAATGATTAAGTACTAAGAAAAGATGTACGGCAGAAGATGTCTTCAATCCTTACTCCAATATGCCCCCAGCGTGTAGTTGTCCTCCAAACTGGTGTGATCTTCCCAAAATtaggtttagaaccccttttatacaAGTTAGGGACGACTTAgataaaattcaaattttataAAGTAGTTTCACATTGGGGTAGGACACTCCCTAACAAATGCAAGCTATACACTTACCACTTCACCAACCACAACACATGGTGATGAAT is from Nicotiana tabacum cultivar K326 chromosome 18, ASM71507v2, whole genome shotgun sequence and encodes:
- the LOC107764884 gene encoding defensin-like protein 1, coding for MAKSLVSYTTFLALLLCFLLISSNEMQAAEGKLCRRKSKTFSGYCFISEHCDEECKEKEGAKRGMCIKKSIFRRYCYCYHNCK